CTGGCGGACGCGCCGTCGCTCGGCGATCGGCTCGACCGGCTGTCGCGCCTGGAGCCGGACGACCGGGAGGCGATCGGCGCGCTCAGCGCGGAGATCCGCGGGACGATCGAAGGGATCGCCATCCCCGGCGACCTGGCGGCGGCGATCACCGGCGCGCTCGCCCGCCTCGGCGAGCAGGCCGCCTGCGCCGTCCGCTCCAGCGCGACGGCAGAGGACCTGCCGACGGCCTCCTTCGCCGGCCAGCAGGACACCTACCTGAACGTCGTAGGGCCGGCGGCGATCCTCCGGCACGTCAGCCGATGCTGGGCCTCGCTCTTCACCGAGCGGGCCGTGACCTACCGCCTGCGGAACGGCATCGACCACCGGCAGGTGCAAATGGCCGTGGTGGTGCAGCGGATGGTCTTCCCGCAGGCGGCCGGCATCCTGTTCACGGCCGACCCGATCACCGGCAACCGGAAGATCTCCTCCGTGGAGGCCGGCTTCGGCCTCGGCGAGGCGCTGGTCTCCGGCCTGGTGAACGCGGACGTCTACAAGGTGCGGGACGGCGAAGTCGTCGCCAGGACGATCGGCGCCAAGCGGCTCGCCATCTTCGCGTCGCCGGGGGGCGGGACGGAGGAGCGGGCGATCGAGCCGGAGCGGCGGGAGCAGCCGGCGCTGACGGACGCGCAGGTGGTGCGGCTCGCCGAGCTGGGCCGGCGGATCGAGGCGCACTTCGGCCGCCCCCAGGACATCGAGTGGTGCCTGGCCGACGACGACTTCCAGGTCGTCCAGAGCCGGCCGATCACCACGCTCTTTCCCATCCCCGAGGCCGGCGACGGGGAGAACCACGTCTACGTCTCGGTCGGACACCAGCAGATGATGACCGACCCCATCAAGCCGCTGGGGCTCTCCTTCTGGCAGATGTTGACCCCGCGGCCGATGGCCGAAGCCGGCGGAAGGCTGTTCGTCGACGTCACACAGATCCTGGCTTCCCCGGCGAGCCGCGGCAGCATGGTGGGTCTCCTGGGGAAATCCGATCCGCTGATCGGCGACGCGCTGCAGACCATCCTCGATCGCGGCGATTTCATTCCGTCGCTCCCGGACGCCGGTCCCGCATGGGAACCGCCCGGCGCCGGGTCCGAGACGATCGAGACCGATCCGGCCATCGTCGCCGAGCTGATCGCGCGGAGCGAGGCCTCCATCGCCGCCCTGCAGCGCGACATCCGACCGCTATCCGGAACGGCGCTGCTCGAGTTCATCCTCGCGGACATTGAGCAGCGGAAGCGCGTCCGGCTCGATCCGAGGAGCCTCCAGGTGGTCATGGCGGGGATGGAGGCTGCGTGGTGGCTGAACGAGCGCCTGGAGACGTGGCTGGGCGAGAAGAACGCGGCAGATACGCTCACGCAGTCCGTCCCCCACAACGTCACGTCGGAGATGGGCCTGGCGCTCCTCGACGTCGCGGATGTGATCCGCCCGCACCCGGAGGTAGTGGCCTTTCTGCAGCAGGTCGACGATGAGGATTTCCTCGACGAGCTGCCCGGGCTCCCGGGCGGGCAGGAAGCGCGAGACGCCATCCGCGCCTGGCTCGACCGGTACGGCATGCGCTGCGTCGGCGAGATCGACATCACGCGCCCGCGCTGGAGCGAACGCCCCACCACGCTCGTGCCCCTGATCCTCGGCAACGTCAGGAACTTCGAGCCGGGCGCCGGCAAGCGGCGCTTCGAGCAGGGGCGGGAGGAGGCCTGGAGGAAGGAGCAGGAGGTGCTGGAACGCCTGCGGACGCTGCCGGACGGGGAGCAGAAGGCCGAAGAGACGAAGCGGATGATCGACCGGGTCCGGACGTTCGCCGGGTACCGCGAGTATCCGAAGTACGACATGGTCAGCCGGTACTTCGTTTACAAGCAGGCCTTGATGGAAGAGGCCGAGCGCCTCGTGCGGGCCCGCGTGCTTCGTGAGAAGGAAGACATCTTCTTCCTCAAGTTCCAGGAGCTCCACGACGTCGTGCGCACGCGCCAGGCGGATGACCAGCTCATCCGCAATCGGAAGGAAGCGTTCAGGTCGTACCAGGCGCTCACGCCGCCCCGGGTGCTCACGTCGGAGGGCGAGGCCGTGGCCGGGTCGTACCGGCGTGAGGATCTGCCGGCCGGCGCGCTCGTCGGGCTACCGGTGTCCGCCGGGACCATCGAGGGCCGCGCCCGCGTCATCCTCGACATGGCGGAGGCCGATCTCGAGCCGGGCGACATCCTTGTCACCGCCTACACGGACCCCAGCTGGACGCCGCTGTTCGTCGCGATCGAGGCCTTGGTGACGGAAGTGGGAGGCCTGATGACCCACGGCGCCGTGATCGCGCGGGAGTACGGCCTGCCCGCCGTCGTGGGTGTGGAGCATGCCACCCGGCTGATCCGGGACGGCCAGTGGATCCGCGTGCATGGGACGGAAGGGTATGTCGAGATCCTGTCCTGATGCCGTTTCTCAGGATTTACCGTGCATTCCCATGTTCCCGAACTGAAGAATCTCACACGGAGGAAACGGAGGTAACGGAGGAACTGAACGCGATCGGGAGTTTCTCCGTTACCTCCGTTCCCTCCGTGTGAGTCATTCTTTTGTGGATGTCGGAATGCACTCCACACGTAGCCGGGCGGCACGTTAAGACGAAGGGGCGCTTCCGATGCTGGAAGCGCCCCTTCGTCGTGTGGGATGAACGGCCCGGCAGGTGGGCTGCGTCCGCGCCGGTTGCAACCTCCGGCATCCGCGAGGGATGAGAGACCGGCGGAACGCAGCCCATCTGCCAGGGTTCACCCGTACAGCGCGCCGGCCCGGCTGCCGGGGAGCGGACGGCTCCGCTCGCGCGCGTCCTCGCGGAGGTCGCGCAGCTCGGCGTTGAAGCGCTCGGCCGCGCGGTCGAACAGCTCGCCGCGGGAGATGGTGGCCGGGTCGCCGCCCACCAGCTCGCGCATGGCCCGGCGCAGCGCGTGGTCGGTGGCATACCCCGCGCCGCGGGCGGAGTTCACGATGCTCCGCCCCTCCTCGCGCAGCAGCATGGCCGCCAGCAGCACGCGCGTCCACGCCAGCAGCCGGCGCGGCGCGGGAAGCCCCTCGCGGCGGCACCACGCGGCCACGGTGCGCGGGTCGGCGCCGAACAGCCGCGCCAGCTCGGGCGCGCCGCCGCCCTCCACCGCCACCTCGCTGGCCGCGCGCAGCAGGTTGCGCGCGTTCTCCGACGCGTACTGCGAAAGGATCGCCTCCACGCGCCGCTTGAGCGGCCGCGCCCGCGTGTCGCGCAGCCGCGCCTGCACCACGGCGGGGCGCGCCTCCATCAGCAGGTCCAGCACCTGGCTGACGCCCCAGGCGAAGAGCGCCACCGCGTCAGGCCCGTGCTCGGGCACCAGCGGCAGCGCGGCGATCACCGGGATGCTGGGGCGCCACTCCAGCAACTCCCGCAGCCGCGGCGACGGCCCGGCGCCCGGCTGCGCGCCCAGGTACGCGTCGGCGATGACGGTGACGGCGGGCGGCGCGGTCTCCATCGCCCCGGCCAGGTCGTCCCACCCGTCGAACCAGCGCGGCTGGTACTCGCCCGTGCGCCGGGCCAGCGCGCGTAGCGCCGGCGTGGCGGTGATCAGCACCGTGCGCTCGCCAAGCCGCGTCACGGCGCACCACCTTCGGCGGCAGACACACTCATTTCGTGCAGTCGATGTGTGGATACGTCCACTTTGGCCCCTATGTTTGGGTGTCCGCTGGTCCAGGCCGGTTCACCCACAGGAGGTCGATTCCCATGAGAATCAGACTCGCGCTAACCCTTGCCGCCGCGGCCGTTCTCGGCGCGTGCGCCCAATCGCCCACGGCTTCGATCGTCACCACCGCGCCGCGGTTCGACGGTGGGAACGGTCTCGGCTCGGGCAACGTCACCGGCACCGGCGACGGCGGAACAACGACCACCACCACCGGGACGACTACGACCACATCGGGACCCAACACGATGGGTGCCGGGCACTGACACCATCAGGCGGTGAGGGCCGGCTGCAATGCTTGGATGACGTTCCGCGCAATCGAGTCCGCAGCGGCGGTTCCGTAGCGTTGCGGAACCGTGCGCGCGCTGTGGTCCGCGCCCTCTCGCCGCCTCACCGCATCAAGAGCGGACTCGACCTTGAAGAGCACATCTGCTTCACCCCGCGAACGGGCGATCAA
This DNA window, taken from Longimicrobium sp., encodes the following:
- the rph gene encoding rifamycin-inactivating phosphotransferase; protein product: MDRYVLDFQEIDQTQVAVAGGKGAHLGELSRIEGIHVPDGFCVTTDAFRRILADAPSLGDRLDRLSRLEPDDREAIGALSAEIRGTIEGIAIPGDLAAAITGALARLGEQAACAVRSSATAEDLPTASFAGQQDTYLNVVGPAAILRHVSRCWASLFTERAVTYRLRNGIDHRQVQMAVVVQRMVFPQAAGILFTADPITGNRKISSVEAGFGLGEALVSGLVNADVYKVRDGEVVARTIGAKRLAIFASPGGGTEERAIEPERREQPALTDAQVVRLAELGRRIEAHFGRPQDIEWCLADDDFQVVQSRPITTLFPIPEAGDGENHVYVSVGHQQMMTDPIKPLGLSFWQMLTPRPMAEAGGRLFVDVTQILASPASRGSMVGLLGKSDPLIGDALQTILDRGDFIPSLPDAGPAWEPPGAGSETIETDPAIVAELIARSEASIAALQRDIRPLSGTALLEFILADIEQRKRVRLDPRSLQVVMAGMEAAWWLNERLETWLGEKNAADTLTQSVPHNVTSEMGLALLDVADVIRPHPEVVAFLQQVDDEDFLDELPGLPGGQEARDAIRAWLDRYGMRCVGEIDITRPRWSERPTTLVPLILGNVRNFEPGAGKRRFEQGREEAWRKEQEVLERLRTLPDGEQKAEETKRMIDRVRTFAGYREYPKYDMVSRYFVYKQALMEEAERLVRARVLREKEDIFFLKFQELHDVVRTRQADDQLIRNRKEAFRSYQALTPPRVLTSEGEAVAGSYRREDLPAGALVGLPVSAGTIEGRARVILDMAEADLEPGDILVTAYTDPSWTPLFVAIEALVTEVGGLMTHGAVIAREYGLPAVVGVEHATRLIRDGQWIRVHGTEGYVEILS
- a CDS encoding helix-turn-helix domain-containing protein; its protein translation is MTRLGERTVLITATPALRALARRTGEYQPRWFDGWDDLAGAMETAPPAVTVIADAYLGAQPGAGPSPRLRELLEWRPSIPVIAALPLVPEHGPDAVALFAWGVSQVLDLLMEARPAVVQARLRDTRARPLKRRVEAILSQYASENARNLLRAASEVAVEGGGAPELARLFGADPRTVAAWCRREGLPAPRRLLAWTRVLLAAMLLREEGRSIVNSARGAGYATDHALRRAMRELVGGDPATISRGELFDRAAERFNAELRDLREDARERSRPLPGSRAGALYG